The window ATAACATTAGCGTGTTATCAACCCTGACTTCAAGAGTATATCTTCCTTCATGGTGGTACATTTCTGTCAGCACCCCCTCTCAGATCAGGTCAAAAGCTACAGCAAGGGCAGTAGTGAGGGAAACATTGCAATAGACAAAAAAGGTCATTTTATGCTTGATGAATAAACATTTCTGTATATTTAAACAATATGATCAAGCATCAGTGCAATTGTATGCATCAAAATATGCTGCAAAGCTGCACAAACACAAAACACCCTTCATAGAGTTAAATCGGACATCTTCATGTTTTGAAGGCCTTTTTGAAAAACTGTCAGACTGTTTGATATTGTTGTGGTATTTACACACAAAAGCTGATATTTCCACACCACCTGTAGGGACAGGTACAGGGCAGAGATGATGGGAGGGGGACCTCTTTGGGTCCTCAGTAGGGAGCGCCATGAGACCAACCTTTTCTGCCTCATTTGTTCTGATTGCGTATTCGCAGGCACCTCCTCTTTAGCTGCGGCTCCAGCTCGGGGCTCCCTGCCCCTGCCGCCAGGGGAGCGCTGATGCTGCAGGACACGATGGCCGTCTTGTCGCTGGGCTTTGGCAGGGGCTGGATGACACAGCCAGCCTTGGGCAGCAGCAGTGCATAGGCGTGGTCGTCATCATCGTCCAGATCCATAAGGTCGCCGTTGGCTTCCAGCGTGCCTTCCCCAGTGCCCCCCTGCACTGCCTCCTCACTTGGGCCCCTCTTACCTGGTTCCCACTCTGGCACCAAGCAGCTGTTCTCCTTCAGCGTCTCCCGCTCCAGCTCGCAGTTGGCCGGCTCGccaccgcctcctcctcctctctggccAGGGTCAGACAGAGGTGTGGGTAGCGTGCTCCGGCTGGGGCCGTCTGTGGGTTGACTGCTGCCGTTTACTATGACATCACAGGGGGCAGGTGGGCTGCAGGGCTGAGTCCGTGGGGTGCCAGGGTGATTTGTGAGCTGGTTGGTGTAGGAGTTTTGATTTGGCTGGGGGGATGGTGATGTGGCCTGGCGAcaaggcaggaagcttggctccagagAGTCACTAATGGCCTCCCTGACCTCCTGGCTCATGTCCTCTAGGCTGCTGTCCCCCTTCCTCTGCCCAGAGGCATCCAGAGGGGATGGTCCAGAAGGTGGGGGGCGGGATGAGTCCCCTTCTGGTTCCACCTTCACCAGGACACTGGGCACCACCCGCTGGATGACCTGCTGCAACCGCGACCGCCGGCCCAGAGTCAGGTCGATCACGCCCTCGGGGAGGGAGGCCGCGGTGGAGGCACTCCCCGGACTCTCAGTCTTCACAGTCAGGTCCACTATGTCAGTCCTACTCCTCTCAGAGCCAAAGCGGGCCAGAGCGTAGCCAGAGAAGCCCGGGGAGTGCACCCCGGAACTGGAGGGCCCAAACTTGTGTTCCCCTCTGGAGGAACTAGGGGAGAAGGGCCTGGGGTCCTCCCCTGATGCACAGGGAATGGGGTCGTTGTTGTTGCTGGGTTTGTCCTTGGAGGTCTTAGGGTTGAAGGGGAAGGGTATGGGGATAGGGATGGGCACCGGCAGGGGCACGATGACAGGGTAAGGGACCAGCAGGGTTGGCGGGGGCACCAGGGGGGCGAGGGAAGGCATACCAAAGTTCATCATGGGTGGCATAAGCATGGGCCCGTTTGGCATCATGTTGGAGGGGAAGGGAAAACCGGGTATATGTAGGCCTGGATGGGGTGGCATCATTCCTGGGGGGTTCCCTCCCAGGTTGGGGTTGTtggaggggtggtggtggggtgagAACTGTGTCCTGTGCATAGGGCTGGATGGGGGACCCAGGGTTCtgggcggtggtggtggtggtccgATGCCAGGGATCATGGGGTTGGAAAGGGGGCTGTTGGGGCCTGGGGCGTGGGGAGGTGGGCGGAGGAAAGGCGGACGCATCTGCTGCATCATCTGGTGCTCCATGAAGAAGGGCAGGGGCACGGGCCCCTGGGGTGTCATCACCATGGGGGGGCTACCCAAGGGGACTCCCATGGGAGGGTGCAGAGAGGGGTGTGTGGGAGGGGGTAAGGTGGGGCTCTCGTGGGGTCTGGGCGTGGGGTTTTTGGCTAACGAGGAGGAAGGGGAGCAGACAGTGCCTGTCTCAGAGGGAGAGGCAGCGGTGGAGCTGGAGGGGACTGGCACAGAGGGGTTTCCCCCAGGGGAAGGCGCTTTGCGGCGTAAGTCACCCAAGGGCGTGCCCCAGGACTCGGGGGTGAGGAGCTGCGCCCCGGTGCTGCTCTCCGACTTGCCCTCCACAGGGCCGTGTCCTGGGTTACACAGGCCCCCTGGCAGCGCCGCCTGAGTCTCTTTGTAAAATATGTCCATCTTGTACTGGTTCAGGCATTTGGCACTGCAGAACTGCAGCCTCCGTTCACCAGCACCAAAGTCCAGGTACTCCTTGGTGTGGCGGATGTGTTTGCACCAGTCACACACCTGTAACACAAGACAAAATACATCATCAGGTACAATGCATTACAAACACCACACATAAGCAGTTAAAAAGTCAGCAACATTGCCCTTTTGCCATGTGGCTATTCAAACAACTTTGGTAACCAGAATGTAATCTCTCAGCCTCACACAATATCTGCAGATTAGGTACATGAAACACTGGATTGTAATTAAATTAACTGGTCAAATTCTGTTTTGTTACACCAAGTAAATAAAAGTCAATCTGCATGGCATTTTTGTATCCTTGTTAGGGAAACCCATCTGTATTTTTGTGCTTCTATTGAATAATGACACATGTATAGTCTATATAtagtgagtgagacagagagattgTCATACTAACTTCACACTGCTATGACCCTTGAGGTACAGGTAATGTACAACACATGGTAACATCTTGATAAATGCTTACAACTTGAGGAAAAAGTAAGTTTCAACCGGCTTTAAACGTGAGTGCAAATCTGGATGGGCGTACTTAAAGCTTTTTAATGAAATTCACATTTACACCTGCCATGGGGTTTTCACCTCTTAAACTTCCTTCATAAGGAGGAACCACTCAGATAAACATTAAGCCACCGAGCCGTGTGTGACAGTGGCCACAGGCACAGCCGCAGGACATAACATCCTCAAGTAAAAGCTTTTCCCTGTAAGGCATGATCATGGTGAATGTGGTGGGTGGGTGAGATGGACAGACGGAGACAGGTGAACAAGCTGCCAGTAGAGGACACGGAAGTGAGAGTGACAGCTGGGTGGAGTTTGACATGTTCTGGTGAAAAATGGCTGTTGAGCACCACCTAGGTGGGTGCTATGATGCATCGCTATTCACTACTGATGTGCAACTTTAATATGATTTTTGGGGATATTTTTATTGCATAAAAAGACTGATTCATTAATTGACTGCATTAAAATGGAATTGACTGCATTAAAGTGGAATTGACTGCGCTTAAATGGAATGGGATTATCTAACCCTACCCTGGGGGCATTACACACATTGGGCAGGGCAGGGGAGCAGCCTGGCACAGCTTGTCAACACTCTGTGGGATGCCAGGCCCTTGTGATTCCAGGATCTTTTTCACTTGCTACAAAAGTTTCCAAAATGTTCACTGTGCATGTTCAATCATCATGTGGCCGTTCGTTTCCAAACGGTTAGTTTCATTAGTGTACCTGagataatgaacatgaccctggtgaGTGGATGACAATGGGTGGGCCAGGGAGATGGGGCACAGCCCGGCACACAACTCACTCTGCCAGCTCAGAGGGACGTGACAGCGACTCACTGAAGATAATTAAAGCATTAATCAGCTGTCAGACCCCTCAACGACGTCCATCCATCACACACACCATAATCCCCCTTGTTGAATGCTAATAAATTATGGGATGCTACTGGAAGATGATTAGGTTCG is drawn from Coregonus clupeaformis isolate EN_2021a chromosome 25, ASM2061545v1, whole genome shotgun sequence and contains these coding sequences:
- the LOC121539437 gene encoding sine oculis-binding protein homolog A-like isoform X3; the protein is MAEMEKEGRPPENKRSRKPAHPVKREINEEMKSFAENTMNELLGWYGYDKVDLRDNIDIRNYPDGEAQQHISVLKENSLPKLPGGSGENSDVSPNQANSSHSTPTSRNGVTESSTTPSTSTPSTREHGNIPIIVPLILPPMIKPPADEDVSNVQIMCAWCQKVGVKRYSLNMGTELKSFCSEKCFAACRRAYFKRNKLGYVRNYSARDEDGRGEKLPQHSYSKDTPRLVFKTNSDVLVCDWCKHIRHTKEYLDFGAGERRLQFCSAKCLNQYKMDIFYKETQAALPGGLCNPGHGPVEGKSESSTGAQLLTPESWGTPLGDLRRKAPSPGGNPSVPVPSSSTAASPSETGTVCSPSSSLAKNPTPRPHESPTLPPPTHPSLHPPMGVPLGSPPMVMTPQGPVPLPFFMEHQMMQQMRPPFLRPPPHAPGPNSPLSNPMIPGIGPPPPPPRTLGPPSSPMHRTQFSPHHHPSNNPNLGGNPPGMMPPHPGLHIPGFPFPSNMMPNGPMLMPPMMNFGMPSLAPLVPPPTLLVPYPVIVPLPVPIPIPIPFPFNPKTSKDKPSNNNDPIPCASGEDPRPFSPSSSRGEHKFGPSSSGVHSPGFSGYALARFGSERSRTDIVDLTVKTESPGSASTAASLPEGVIDLTLGRRSRLQQVIQRVVPSVLVKVEPEGDSSRPPPSGPSPLDASGQRKGDSSLEDMSQEVREAISDSLEPSFLPCRQATSPSPQPNQNSYTNQLTNHPGTPRTQPCSPPAPCDVIVNGSSQPTDGPSRSTLPTPLSDPGQRGGGGGGEPANCELERETLKENSCLVPEWEPGKRGPSEEAVQGGTGEGTLEANGDLMDLDDDDDHAYALLLPKAGCVIQPLPKPSDKTAIVSCSISAPLAAGAGSPELEPQLKRRCLRIRNQNK
- the LOC121539437 gene encoding sine oculis-binding protein homolog A-like isoform X8, whose product is MAEMEKEGRPPENKRSRKPAHPVKREINEEMKSFAENTMNELLGWYGYDKVDLRDNIDIRNYPDGEAQQHISVLKENSLPKLPGGSGENSDVSPNQANSSHSTPTSRNGVTESSTTPSTSTPSTREHGNIPIIVPLILPPMIKPPADEDVSNVQIMCAWCQKVGVKRYSLNMGTELKSFCSEKCFAACRRAYFKRNKVCDWCKHIRHTKEYLDFGAGERRLQFCSAKCLNQYKMDIFYKETQAALPGGLCNPGHGPVEGKSESSTGAQLLTPESWGTPLGDLRRKAPSPGGNPSVPVPSSSTAASPSETGTVCSPSSSLAKNPTPRPHESPTLPPPTHPSLHPPMGVPLGSPPMVMTPQGPVPLPFFMEHQMMQQMRPPFLRPPPHAPGPNSPLSNPMIPGIGPPPPPPRTLGPPSSPMHRTQFSPHHHPSNNPNLGGNPPGMMPPHPGLHIPGFPFPSNMMPNGPMLMPPMMNFGMPSLAPLVPPPTLLVPYPVIVPLPVPIPIPIPFPFNPKTSKDKPSNNNDPIPCASGEDPRPFSPSSSRGEHKFGPSSSGVHSPGFSGYALARFGSERSRTDIVDLTVKTESPGSASTAASLPEGVIDLTLGRRSRLQQVIQRVVPSVLVKVEPEGDSSRPPPSGPSPLDASGQRKGDSSLEDMSQEVREAISDSLEPSFLPCRQATSPSPQPNQNSYTNQLTNHPGTPRTQPCSPPAPCDVIVNGSSQPTDGPSRSTLPTPLSDPGQRGGGGGGEPANCELERETLKENSCLVPEWEPGKRGPSEEAVQGGTGEGTLEANGDLMDLDDDDDHAYALLLPKAGCVIQPLPKPSDKTAIVSCSISAPLAAGAGSPELEPQLKRRCLRIRNQNK
- the LOC121539437 gene encoding sine oculis-binding protein homolog A-like isoform X6, coding for MAEMEKEGRPPENKRSRKPAHPVKREINEEMKVRAERAHPWAGKAGDLHGNPPYSMSFAENTMNELLGWYGYDKVDLRDNIDIRNYPDGEAQQHISVLKENSLPKLPGGSGENSDVSPNQANSSHSTPTSRNGVTESSTTPSTSTPSTREHGNIPIIVPLILPPMIKPPADEDVSNVQIMCAWCQKVGVKRYSLNMGTELKSFCSEKCFAACRRAYFKRNKVCDWCKHIRHTKEYLDFGAGERRLQFCSAKCLNQYKMDIFYKETQAALPGGLCNPGHGPVEGKSESSTGAQLLTPESWGTPLGDLRRKAPSPGGNPSVPVPSSSTAASPSETGTVCSPSSSLAKNPTPRPHESPTLPPPTHPSLHPPMGVPLGSPPMVMTPQGPVPLPFFMEHQMMQQMRPPFLRPPPHAPGPNSPLSNPMIPGIGPPPPPPRTLGPPSSPMHRTQFSPHHHPSNNPNLGGNPPGMMPPHPGLHIPGFPFPSNMMPNGPMLMPPMMNFGMPSLAPLVPPPTLLVPYPVIVPLPVPIPIPIPFPFNPKTSKDKPSNNNDPIPCASGEDPRPFSPSSSRGEHKFGPSSSGVHSPGFSGYALARFGSERSRTDIVDLTVKTESPGSASTAASLPEGVIDLTLGRRSRLQQVIQRVVPSVLVKVEPEGDSSRPPPSGPSPLDASGQRKGDSSLEDMSQEVREAISDSLEPSFLPCRQATSPSPQPNQNSYTNQLTNHPGTPRTQPCSPPAPCDVIVNGSSQPTDGPSRSTLPTPLSDPGQRGGGGGGEPANCELERETLKENSCLVPEWEPGKRGPSEEAVQGGTGEGTLEANGDLMDLDDDDDHAYALLLPKAGCVIQPLPKPSDKTAIVSCSISAPLAAGAGSPELEPQLKRRCLRIRNQNK
- the LOC121539437 gene encoding sine oculis-binding protein homolog A-like isoform X2, translating into MAEMEKEGRPPENKRSRKPAHPVKREINEEMKVRAERAHPWAGKAGDLHGNPPYSMSFAENTMNELLGWYGYDKVDLRDNIDIRNYPDGEAQQHISVLKENSLPKLPGGSGENSDVSPNQANSSHSTPTSRNGVTESSTTPSTSTPSTREHGNIPIIVPLILPPMIKPPADEDVSNVQIMCAWCQKVGVKRYSLNMGTELKSFCSEKCFAACRRAYFKRNKARDEDGRGEKLPQHSYSKDTPRLVFKTNSDVLVCDWCKHIRHTKEYLDFGAGERRLQFCSAKCLNQYKMDIFYKETQAALPGGLCNPGHGPVEGKSESSTGAQLLTPESWGTPLGDLRRKAPSPGGNPSVPVPSSSTAASPSETGTVCSPSSSLAKNPTPRPHESPTLPPPTHPSLHPPMGVPLGSPPMVMTPQGPVPLPFFMEHQMMQQMRPPFLRPPPHAPGPNSPLSNPMIPGIGPPPPPPRTLGPPSSPMHRTQFSPHHHPSNNPNLGGNPPGMMPPHPGLHIPGFPFPSNMMPNGPMLMPPMMNFGMPSLAPLVPPPTLLVPYPVIVPLPVPIPIPIPFPFNPKTSKDKPSNNNDPIPCASGEDPRPFSPSSSRGEHKFGPSSSGVHSPGFSGYALARFGSERSRTDIVDLTVKTESPGSASTAASLPEGVIDLTLGRRSRLQQVIQRVVPSVLVKVEPEGDSSRPPPSGPSPLDASGQRKGDSSLEDMSQEVREAISDSLEPSFLPCRQATSPSPQPNQNSYTNQLTNHPGTPRTQPCSPPAPCDVIVNGSSQPTDGPSRSTLPTPLSDPGQRGGGGGGEPANCELERETLKENSCLVPEWEPGKRGPSEEAVQGGTGEGTLEANGDLMDLDDDDDHAYALLLPKAGCVIQPLPKPSDKTAIVSCSISAPLAAGAGSPELEPQLKRRCLRIRNQNK
- the LOC121539437 gene encoding sine oculis-binding protein homolog A-like isoform X4, with amino-acid sequence MAEMEKEGRPPENKRSRKPAHPVKREINEEMKSFAENTMNELLGWYGYDKVDLRDNIDIRNYPDGEAQQHISVLKENSLPKLPGGSGENSDVSPNQANSSHSTPTSRNGVTESSTTPSTSTPSTREHGNIPIIVPLILPPMIKPPADEDVSNVQIMCAWCQKVGVKRYSLNMGTELKSFCSEKCFAACRRAYFKRNKARDEDGRGEKLPQHSYSKDTPRLVFKTNSDVLVCDWCKHIRHTKEYLDFGAGERRLQFCSAKCLNQYKMDIFYKETQAALPGGLCNPGHGPVEGKSESSTGAQLLTPESWGTPLGDLRRKAPSPGGNPSVPVPSSSTAASPSETGTVCSPSSSLAKNPTPRPHESPTLPPPTHPSLHPPMGVPLGSPPMVMTPQGPVPLPFFMEHQMMQQMRPPFLRPPPHAPGPNSPLSNPMIPGIGPPPPPPRTLGPPSSPMHRTQFSPHHHPSNNPNLGGNPPGMMPPHPGLHIPGFPFPSNMMPNGPMLMPPMMNFGMPSLAPLVPPPTLLVPYPVIVPLPVPIPIPIPFPFNPKTSKDKPSNNNDPIPCASGEDPRPFSPSSSRGEHKFGPSSSGVHSPGFSGYALARFGSERSRTDIVDLTVKTESPGSASTAASLPEGVIDLTLGRRSRLQQVIQRVVPSVLVKVEPEGDSSRPPPSGPSPLDASGQRKGDSSLEDMSQEVREAISDSLEPSFLPCRQATSPSPQPNQNSYTNQLTNHPGTPRTQPCSPPAPCDVIVNGSSQPTDGPSRSTLPTPLSDPGQRGGGGGGEPANCELERETLKENSCLVPEWEPGKRGPSEEAVQGGTGEGTLEANGDLMDLDDDDDHAYALLLPKAGCVIQPLPKPSDKTAIVSCSISAPLAAGAGSPELEPQLKRRCLRIRNQNK
- the LOC121539437 gene encoding sine oculis-binding protein homolog A-like isoform X5: MAEMEKEGRPPENKRSRKPAHPVKREINEEMKVRAERAHPWAGKAGDLHGNPPYSMSFAENTMNELLGWYGYDKVDLRDNIDIRNYPDGEAQQHISVLKENSLPKLPGGSGENSDVSPNQANSSHSTPTSRNGVTESSTTPSTSTPSTREHGNIPIIVPLILPPMIKPPADEDVSNVQIMCAWCQKVGVKRYSLNMGTELKSFCSEKCFAACRRAYFKRNKLGYVRNYSVCDWCKHIRHTKEYLDFGAGERRLQFCSAKCLNQYKMDIFYKETQAALPGGLCNPGHGPVEGKSESSTGAQLLTPESWGTPLGDLRRKAPSPGGNPSVPVPSSSTAASPSETGTVCSPSSSLAKNPTPRPHESPTLPPPTHPSLHPPMGVPLGSPPMVMTPQGPVPLPFFMEHQMMQQMRPPFLRPPPHAPGPNSPLSNPMIPGIGPPPPPPRTLGPPSSPMHRTQFSPHHHPSNNPNLGGNPPGMMPPHPGLHIPGFPFPSNMMPNGPMLMPPMMNFGMPSLAPLVPPPTLLVPYPVIVPLPVPIPIPIPFPFNPKTSKDKPSNNNDPIPCASGEDPRPFSPSSSRGEHKFGPSSSGVHSPGFSGYALARFGSERSRTDIVDLTVKTESPGSASTAASLPEGVIDLTLGRRSRLQQVIQRVVPSVLVKVEPEGDSSRPPPSGPSPLDASGQRKGDSSLEDMSQEVREAISDSLEPSFLPCRQATSPSPQPNQNSYTNQLTNHPGTPRTQPCSPPAPCDVIVNGSSQPTDGPSRSTLPTPLSDPGQRGGGGGGEPANCELERETLKENSCLVPEWEPGKRGPSEEAVQGGTGEGTLEANGDLMDLDDDDDHAYALLLPKAGCVIQPLPKPSDKTAIVSCSISAPLAAGAGSPELEPQLKRRCLRIRNQNK
- the LOC121539437 gene encoding sine oculis-binding protein homolog A-like isoform X1; the protein is MAEMEKEGRPPENKRSRKPAHPVKREINEEMKVRAERAHPWAGKAGDLHGNPPYSMSFAENTMNELLGWYGYDKVDLRDNIDIRNYPDGEAQQHISVLKENSLPKLPGGSGENSDVSPNQANSSHSTPTSRNGVTESSTTPSTSTPSTREHGNIPIIVPLILPPMIKPPADEDVSNVQIMCAWCQKVGVKRYSLNMGTELKSFCSEKCFAACRRAYFKRNKLGYVRNYSARDEDGRGEKLPQHSYSKDTPRLVFKTNSDVLVCDWCKHIRHTKEYLDFGAGERRLQFCSAKCLNQYKMDIFYKETQAALPGGLCNPGHGPVEGKSESSTGAQLLTPESWGTPLGDLRRKAPSPGGNPSVPVPSSSTAASPSETGTVCSPSSSLAKNPTPRPHESPTLPPPTHPSLHPPMGVPLGSPPMVMTPQGPVPLPFFMEHQMMQQMRPPFLRPPPHAPGPNSPLSNPMIPGIGPPPPPPRTLGPPSSPMHRTQFSPHHHPSNNPNLGGNPPGMMPPHPGLHIPGFPFPSNMMPNGPMLMPPMMNFGMPSLAPLVPPPTLLVPYPVIVPLPVPIPIPIPFPFNPKTSKDKPSNNNDPIPCASGEDPRPFSPSSSRGEHKFGPSSSGVHSPGFSGYALARFGSERSRTDIVDLTVKTESPGSASTAASLPEGVIDLTLGRRSRLQQVIQRVVPSVLVKVEPEGDSSRPPPSGPSPLDASGQRKGDSSLEDMSQEVREAISDSLEPSFLPCRQATSPSPQPNQNSYTNQLTNHPGTPRTQPCSPPAPCDVIVNGSSQPTDGPSRSTLPTPLSDPGQRGGGGGGEPANCELERETLKENSCLVPEWEPGKRGPSEEAVQGGTGEGTLEANGDLMDLDDDDDHAYALLLPKAGCVIQPLPKPSDKTAIVSCSISAPLAAGAGSPELEPQLKRRCLRIRNQNK
- the LOC121539437 gene encoding sine oculis-binding protein homolog A-like isoform X7, producing the protein MAEMEKEGRPPENKRSRKPAHPVKREINEEMKVRAERAHPWAGKAGDLHGNPPYSMSFAENTMNELLGWYGYDKVDLRDNIDIRNYPDGEAQQHISVLKENSLPKLPGGSGENSDVSPNQANSSHSTPTSRNGVTESSTTPSTSTPSTREHGNIPIIVPLILPPMIKPPADEDVSNVQIMCAWCQKVGVKRYSLNMGTELKSFCSEKCFAACRRAYFKRNKLGYVRNYSARDEDGRGEKLPQHSYSKDTPRLVFKTNSDVLVCDWCKHIRHTKEYLDFGAGERRLQFCSAKCLNQYKMDIFYKETQAALPGGLCNPGHGPVEGKSESSTGAQLLTPESWGTPLGDLRRKAPSPGGNPSVPVPSSSTAASPSETGTVCSPSSSLAKNPTPRPHESPTLPPPTHPSLHPPMGVPLGSPPMVMTPQGPVPLPFFMEHQMMQQMRPPFLRPPPHAPGPNSPLSNPMIPGIGPPPPPPRTLGPPSSPMHRTQFSPHHHPSNNPNLGGNPPGMMPPHPGLHIPGFPFPSNMMPNGPMLMPPMMNFGMPSLAPLVPPPTLLVPYPVIVPLPVPIPIPIPFPFNPKTSKDKPSNNNDPIPCASGEDPRPFSPSSSRGEHKFGPSSSGVHSPGFSGYALARFGSERSRTDIVDLTVKTESPGSASTAASLPEGVIDLTLGRRSRLQQVIQRVVPSVLVKVEPEGDSSRPPPSGPSPLDASGQRKGDSSLEDMSQEVREAISDSLEPSFLPCRQATSPSPQPNQNSYTNQLTNHPGTPRTQPCSPPAPCDVIVNGSSQPTDGPSRSTLPTPLSDPGQRGGGGGGEPANCELERETLKENSCLVPEWEPAQTDGSNSPTE